A window of the Mucilaginibacter sp. cycad4 genome harbors these coding sequences:
- a CDS encoding fumarate reductase/succinate dehydrogenase flavoprotein subunit, translated as MTLDAKIPQGPLAEKWSKHKFDLKLVNPANKRKYDIIIVGTGLAGASAAATLAELGYNVKAFCFQDSPRRAHSIAAQGGINAAKNYQNDGDSVFRLFYDTIKGGDYRAREANVHRLAEVSVNIIDQCVAQGVPFAREYGGLLDNRSFGGSQVSRTFYARGQTGQQLLLGAYSALNRQIHAGKVKVYTRHEMLDVVTIDGHAKGIVTRNMLTGAIDTHAGHAVLLCTGGYSNVFYLSTNAIGSNVTAAWRAHKRGAFFGNPCYTQIHPTCIPVSGDHQSKLTLMSESLRNDGRVWAPKTVEIAEQLRKGTLKADQVKEDDRDYFLERKYPAFGNLVPRDVASRNAKEMVEEGRGVGGSGFAVFLDFADAIKRLGEETVKAKYGNLFDMYIQITDENPYKQPMRIYPAVHYTMGGLWVDYNLSTTIPGLYALGECNFSDHGANRLGASALMQGLSDGYFVIPYTLGDYLAKTGPKKVDTSHPAFEQTKQDVIAHVNKLLALKGTKTVNEYHRDLGHIMWEYCGMARTDEGLRKAKGLIQALKADFWKNAIVTGENEEVNASLERAGRVADFIELGELMIDDALMRKESCGGHFRVESQTPDGEALRDDENFAFVAAWEFKGENQPEELHKEQLTFEAVHLSQRNYA; from the coding sequence ATGACATTAGATGCTAAAATTCCTCAAGGCCCATTAGCCGAAAAATGGAGCAAGCATAAATTTGATCTGAAGCTGGTTAACCCCGCCAACAAGCGTAAATACGATATCATCATCGTAGGTACAGGTTTGGCCGGTGCTTCGGCGGCTGCAACACTGGCCGAACTGGGTTACAATGTTAAGGCATTTTGTTTCCAGGACAGCCCCCGCCGTGCGCACTCTATCGCCGCACAGGGTGGTATCAATGCTGCTAAAAATTACCAGAACGACGGTGACAGTGTTTTCCGTTTATTTTACGATACGATTAAAGGTGGTGACTACCGCGCCCGTGAAGCCAACGTTCACCGCCTGGCCGAAGTTTCGGTAAACATCATTGACCAGTGCGTTGCACAGGGCGTGCCTTTTGCCCGCGAATATGGCGGCTTGCTGGATAACCGTTCATTCGGTGGTTCGCAGGTATCGCGTACATTTTACGCGAGGGGCCAAACAGGGCAGCAGCTGTTATTAGGTGCATACTCTGCCCTTAACCGCCAGATCCATGCCGGTAAAGTTAAAGTTTATACCCGCCACGAAATGCTTGACGTGGTAACTATCGATGGCCATGCCAAAGGTATTGTTACCCGTAACATGCTTACCGGTGCTATTGATACCCATGCAGGCCACGCGGTATTATTGTGCACCGGTGGTTACAGCAACGTGTTCTATCTGTCAACAAACGCCATCGGCTCAAACGTAACGGCAGCCTGGAGGGCACACAAACGCGGTGCTTTCTTCGGTAACCCTTGCTATACTCAAATTCACCCGACCTGTATCCCGGTATCCGGCGATCACCAGTCTAAGTTAACGCTGATGTCTGAATCGCTGCGTAACGACGGTAGGGTATGGGCACCTAAAACTGTTGAAATTGCCGAGCAATTACGCAAAGGTACTTTGAAAGCTGACCAGGTTAAAGAAGATGACCGCGATTACTTCCTGGAACGTAAATATCCTGCTTTCGGTAACCTTGTTCCGCGCGACGTTGCTTCACGTAACGCCAAGGAAATGGTTGAAGAAGGCAGAGGTGTGGGTGGTTCGGGCTTCGCGGTATTCCTTGACTTTGCTGATGCCATTAAACGTTTAGGCGAAGAAACTGTTAAAGCCAAATACGGTAACCTGTTTGATATGTATATCCAGATCACCGACGAAAACCCGTATAAACAACCAATGCGTATTTACCCGGCGGTCCACTATACCATGGGCGGCCTTTGGGTTGATTATAACCTGAGCACTACCATTCCTGGTTTATATGCTTTAGGCGAATGTAACTTCTCCGATCACGGTGCCAACCGTCTTGGTGCATCAGCATTGATGCAGGGTTTATCAGACGGTTATTTCGTAATCCCTTATACCCTTGGTGATTATTTGGCTAAAACCGGTCCTAAAAAGGTTGATACCAGCCACCCTGCTTTTGAGCAAACCAAACAGGATGTAATTGCCCATGTAAATAAATTGCTTGCATTAAAGGGCACAAAAACCGTTAATGAATACCACCGCGACCTCGGTCACATCATGTGGGAATATTGCGGTATGGCCCGTACCGATGAAGGCCTGAGAAAAGCAAAAGGCCTGATCCAGGCATTGAAAGCTGATTTCTGGAAAAACGCCATCGTAACCGGCGAAAACGAAGAAGTAAATGCTTCGTTAGAAAGGGCTGGTCGTGTGGCCGATTTCATCGAGCTTGGCGAACTGATGATCGACGACGCTTTAATGCGTAAAGAATCATGCGGTGGCCACTTCAGGGTTGAATCGCAAACACCAGATGGTGAAGCATTGCGTGATGACGAAAACTTCGCGTTTGTAGCCGCCTGGGAGTTTAAAGGCGAAAATCAGCCGGAAGAGTTACATAAAGAGCAACTAACATTTGAAGCAGTACACCTGTCTCAACGTAATTATGCATAG
- a CDS encoding succinate dehydrogenase cytochrome b subunit produces MSEFKQTLNSSLGKKLIMALTGLFLCTFLIVHVGGNLLLFKHDDGFSFNVYANFLTHFPPIEVIAYLLYLSILVHALYGLILTVKNRKARPVRYAVAAKSDASWSSKNMGLLGSVLFLFIVIHMGDFWFRYHNDKTMGFKEYRTDLATGETKVSDYTPANAEFSHSVSTENNVEVVRVKDLHARVTTSFSNLIYVIFYVIAMGAVAFHLLHGFQSAFRTLGWVHRKYTPVVYFIGTWLFAVIIPLLFAAMPVYYYYLSTQGAH; encoded by the coding sequence ATGAGCGAATTCAAACAAACCTTAAACTCGTCGCTGGGCAAAAAGCTGATCATGGCTTTAACAGGCTTGTTTCTGTGTACCTTTTTAATTGTGCACGTAGGCGGCAACCTGTTGTTGTTTAAACACGATGACGGTTTCAGTTTTAACGTGTATGCCAACTTCCTTACGCATTTTCCGCCTATTGAAGTAATTGCATACCTGTTGTACCTTTCCATTTTAGTGCATGCACTATACGGCTTGATCCTGACTGTCAAGAACCGTAAAGCCCGCCCTGTACGTTATGCAGTAGCGGCAAAATCTGATGCCTCATGGTCATCAAAAAACATGGGCCTGCTGGGTTCAGTCCTGTTCCTGTTCATCGTTATCCACATGGGCGATTTCTGGTTCCGTTACCATAACGACAAAACTATGGGCTTTAAGGAGTACCGTACCGACCTGGCAACAGGCGAAACAAAAGTTAGCGATTACACCCCGGCCAATGCCGAATTCAGCCACTCGGTATCAACCGAAAACAATGTGGAAGTTGTTAGGGTAAAAGACCTGCACGCACGTGTTACTACCAGCTTCAGCAACCTTATTTACGTTATATTTTACGTAATAGCCATGGGTGCTGTAGCATTTCACCTGCTGCATGGTTTCCAGAGTGCGTTCCGTACGCTGGGCTGGGTGCACCGTAAATATACCCCGGTAGTTTACTTTATTGGCACATGGCTGTTCGCGGTTATCATTCCGCTGCTTTTCGCCGCCATGCCGGTTTATTACTACTACTTATCAACCCAGGGAGCTCACTAA
- a CDS encoding succinate dehydrogenase/fumarate reductase iron-sulfur subunit, translated as MSNGNMNLTLKVWRQKNAQTAGKFVSYKAENISPDMSFLEMLDVVNESLTHKGDEPINFDHDCREGICGMCSLYINGHPHGPKRGITTCQLHMRTFHDGETITIEPWRAEAFPIVKDLAVDRSAFDRIQQAGGYVSVNTGGVPDGNAIPIPKVIADEAFNSATCIGCGACVAACKNASAMLFVSAKITQLGLLPQGQPERYRRVQSMVAQMDEEGFGSCTNTGACEAECPKEIKLTNIARMNNDYFSAKLFREEEVHEQNH; from the coding sequence ATGAGTAACGGAAATATGAACCTGACGCTTAAAGTATGGCGTCAAAAAAATGCTCAAACCGCGGGTAAATTTGTAAGCTACAAAGCTGAGAACATTTCGCCTGACATGTCGTTCCTTGAAATGCTCGACGTGGTTAACGAAAGCCTTACCCACAAAGGTGATGAGCCAATTAACTTCGACCACGACTGCCGCGAAGGGATCTGCGGTATGTGTTCATTATATATCAACGGTCACCCGCACGGCCCGAAACGCGGTATCACTACCTGCCAGCTGCACATGCGTACCTTCCACGATGGTGAAACCATCACCATTGAACCATGGCGCGCAGAAGCATTCCCGATTGTAAAAGACTTAGCGGTTGACCGCTCTGCATTTGACAGGATCCAGCAAGCTGGTGGCTATGTTTCGGTAAATACCGGTGGCGTACCTGATGGTAACGCTATCCCAATCCCTAAGGTTATTGCTGATGAGGCTTTCAACTCGGCTACCTGTATTGGTTGCGGTGCCTGCGTTGCAGCTTGTAAAAACGCTTCGGCCATGCTGTTCGTATCGGCTAAGATCACCCAATTAGGGTTATTGCCGCAAGGCCAGCCAGAGCGCTACCGTCGCGTGCAATCAATGGTTGCCCAGATGGATGAAGAAGGCTTTGGTAGCTGTACCAACACTGGTGCCTGCGAAGCTGAATGCCCTAAGGAAATTAAACTGACCAACATTGCCCGCATGAACAACGACTATTTCAGCGCGAAACTGTTCAGGGAAGAAGAAGTACACGAACAAAATCATTAA